In Dehalococcoidia bacterium, a genomic segment contains:
- a CDS encoding dipeptide ABC transporter ATP-binding protein has translation MTEAVDKNGSPNTLLEISNLRKYFPIKKGLLRREVGAIRAVDDVSFNINEGETLGLVGESGCGKTTTSRCILRAVEPTSGEVLYRSEDGSVIDVAGVPRAQLRSLRREMQMIFQDPFSSLNPRMTLMDIVGEPLVIDGFPRGEREDRVAELLGLVGLRPEFMRRFPHAFSGGQRQRIGIARALALNPRLIVADEPVSALDVSVQAQVLNLMMDLQRDLGLTYLFVAHDLSVVKHISDRVAVMYVGKLVETAPTEELFASPKHPYTAALLSSVPEPDPRVERERVILQGEVANPANPPSGCYFHPRCQFATDLCRTETPELRELAPGHFASCHRAEELELAGVIPPQVQQADG, from the coding sequence TTGACTGAAGCGGTCGATAAGAACGGTTCGCCGAACACGCTGCTCGAGATAAGCAATCTCCGCAAGTACTTCCCGATCAAGAAAGGCTTGCTGCGGCGCGAGGTCGGCGCCATACGAGCTGTTGATGACGTCAGCTTTAACATCAACGAGGGTGAGACACTCGGACTCGTAGGCGAAAGCGGCTGCGGGAAGACGACGACTTCACGCTGCATCCTTCGCGCCGTGGAGCCGACGAGCGGCGAGGTGCTATACAGGTCGGAAGACGGGTCGGTCATTGACGTAGCCGGCGTGCCTCGGGCGCAGCTTCGAAGCCTGCGTCGCGAGATGCAGATGATCTTCCAGGACCCGTTCTCTTCGCTCAACCCGCGCATGACGCTAATGGACATCGTCGGCGAGCCGCTTGTGATCGATGGGTTTCCACGAGGCGAGCGGGAGGACCGCGTGGCCGAGCTGCTCGGTCTGGTCGGACTCAGGCCTGAGTTCATGCGACGCTTCCCCCACGCGTTCAGCGGAGGTCAGAGGCAGCGTATCGGCATCGCACGCGCGCTGGCGCTCAACCCGCGCCTGATCGTCGCAGACGAACCCGTGTCCGCGCTCGATGTGTCAGTCCAGGCGCAGGTGCTCAACCTGATGATGGACCTGCAGCGAGATCTGGGGCTCACGTACCTCTTCGTGGCGCACGACCTGAGCGTCGTCAAGCACATCAGCGACCGCGTCGCCGTAATGTACGTGGGAAAGCTGGTTGAGACCGCGCCGACCGAGGAACTGTTTGCCTCACCGAAGCATCCCTACACCGCCGCTCTGCTTTCGTCGGTCCCCGAACCGGATCCAAGGGTGGAGAGGGAGCGTGTAATCCTTCAGGGCGAGGTTGCGAACCCCGCCAATCCTCCGTCCGGCTGCTACTTCCACCCGCGATGCCAGTTCGCGACTGACCTCTGCCGCACCGAGACTCCCGAGCTACGAGAGCTCGCTCCCGGACACTTCGCGAGCTGCCATCGGGCCGAGGAGCTAGAACTGGCCGGCGTAATTCCTCCGCAGGTGCAACAGGCTGACGGGTGA
- a CDS encoding ABC transporter ATP-binding protein, giving the protein MQRTHTASPATQSERTGEPLLSVRDLATHFPLDEGTVVAVDGASFDLYPGQTLGIVGESGCGKSVTARSILGILDKPGMIVDGEIIFRRQSSSGTEEVLDLTSYDPDSTEMRAIRGGEISYVFQEPMTSFSPVHTVGNQLIEAIRLHQDVSKSEAREMAVELLRHVGIPLPEQRVDEYSFQLSGGLRQRAMIAMALSCNPTILIADEPTTALDVTTQSQILDLMSTLQDQYGMAIILITHDLGVIAEMADYVVVMYLGRVVESAPVDDIFHNPQHPYTRALLESIPRIQSDESQDRLASITGSVPHPYARPSGCPFNPRCPSFMGDVCDTQFPTLLPFAKNHEVSCFLHHPPTGNGHGGG; this is encoded by the coding sequence ATGCAGCGGACCCATACGGCTAGCCCAGCAACCCAGAGCGAACGAACCGGAGAGCCTCTGCTCTCCGTTAGAGATCTTGCCACCCACTTTCCTCTGGATGAGGGCACGGTCGTCGCCGTAGACGGGGCCTCGTTCGACCTGTATCCGGGGCAGACATTGGGAATCGTTGGGGAGAGCGGGTGCGGAAAGAGCGTAACTGCGAGGTCCATACTCGGTATCCTGGATAAACCCGGCATGATCGTCGACGGAGAGATCATCTTCAGGCGCCAGTCCAGTAGCGGGACGGAAGAGGTATTGGATCTCACGTCCTACGACCCGGATAGCACGGAAATGCGGGCGATCCGTGGCGGCGAGATCTCGTACGTCTTCCAGGAGCCGATGACATCGTTCAGCCCCGTGCATACAGTGGGAAACCAGCTGATAGAGGCGATCAGGTTGCACCAGGACGTCTCCAAGTCGGAAGCGCGCGAAATGGCTGTCGAGCTGCTTCGCCACGTTGGCATCCCACTTCCCGAGCAGAGAGTTGACGAATACTCTTTCCAGCTCAGCGGCGGACTGAGGCAGCGGGCGATGATAGCTATGGCGCTCTCCTGCAATCCGACTATACTCATCGCGGACGAACCGACGACCGCGCTCGACGTAACGACGCAGTCGCAGATCCTCGACCTAATGAGCACTCTGCAAGATCAGTACGGCATGGCGATCATCCTGATTACTCATGACCTTGGGGTTATCGCTGAGATGGCAGACTACGTTGTGGTAATGTATCTCGGTCGAGTGGTAGAGAGTGCACCCGTGGACGACATATTCCACAATCCGCAGCACCCGTACACGCGAGCATTGCTGGAGTCCATCCCCCGCATCCAGTCAGACGAGTCACAGGACAGGCTGGCTTCGATCACCGGATCAGTGCCGCACCCCTATGCCAGGCCGAGCGGATGTCCCTTCAATCCAAGGTGTCCGTCGTTCATGGGCGATGTCTGTGACACCCAATTCCCCACGCTGCTCCCATTCGCCAAGAACCATGAAGTCAGCTGCTTCCTGCACCATCCGCCGACAGGAAATGGACACGGAGGAGGTTAG
- a CDS encoding ABC transporter permease, translated as MAQAQEAIPGTRQDVADDQVYVASQWQLMWWRLRRHRLAMGAGIVLIIMYLMVIGADFLATSDPFLSEARRGEMPPQRVHFFDGWTPDLHVNAVSGSRDPRTFKRVYVSDPDVKLPIRFFARGFEYKFLGLITTDRHLLGVDAPAKAEEVIYILGTDVQGRDVWSRLMFSTRISMTIGLVSVAISLFLGVLLGGLSGFYGGWIDTIIQRVIEILRSIPTIPLWMGIAAAVPRDWSILKVYFAITIIISLIGWTTLAREVRGRFLSLREEDFVTAAEIAGASQLRIIFRHMVPSFLSHIIAATTLAFPAIIIAETSLSFLGLGLRPPAISWGVMLQQAQNVQAVALTPWLLVPAIPVIAAVLAFNFLGDGLRDAADPYG; from the coding sequence ATGGCTCAGGCTCAGGAGGCAATCCCGGGGACGCGCCAGGACGTCGCAGACGACCAGGTATACGTAGCCTCTCAATGGCAGCTGATGTGGTGGCGGCTGCGAAGGCACCGCCTCGCAATGGGGGCTGGCATCGTCCTGATCATCATGTACCTGATGGTCATCGGGGCTGACTTCCTTGCGACTTCCGACCCGTTCCTGAGTGAGGCGCGCCGCGGAGAGATGCCGCCTCAGCGGGTGCATTTCTTCGACGGGTGGACACCCGACCTGCACGTCAACGCCGTCTCGGGTTCACGAGACCCGAGAACTTTCAAGCGGGTCTATGTATCTGATCCTGATGTGAAGTTACCGATAAGATTCTTCGCCAGGGGCTTCGAGTACAAGTTCCTCGGACTGATTACGACCGACAGGCACCTGCTTGGCGTCGATGCCCCCGCGAAGGCCGAAGAGGTCATATACATTCTCGGGACCGATGTACAGGGACGCGATGTGTGGTCCCGGCTGATGTTCTCGACACGTATCTCCATGACCATCGGCCTGGTCAGCGTTGCGATCAGCCTGTTCCTGGGTGTGCTGCTGGGCGGACTGTCAGGCTTCTACGGCGGCTGGATAGATACCATAATCCAGCGCGTGATCGAGATACTCAGGTCAATCCCGACGATTCCGCTTTGGATGGGAATAGCAGCGGCTGTCCCGAGGGACTGGTCGATACTCAAAGTCTATTTTGCGATTACGATAATCATCTCGCTGATAGGCTGGACGACGCTGGCCCGCGAGGTCAGAGGGCGATTCCTGTCGCTGCGGGAGGAAGACTTCGTTACGGCGGCGGAGATTGCGGGCGCCAGCCAGTTGCGCATCATATTCAGGCACATGGTGCCATCCTTCCTCAGCCATATAATTGCGGCCACGACCCTTGCTTTCCCGGCGATCATCATTGCCGAGACTTCACTGAGCTTCCTGGGGCTTGGCTTGCGCCCTCCAGCAATTAGCTGGGGCGTTATGCTGCAACAGGCCCAGAACGTTCAGGCAGTGGCCCTGACACCTTGGCTGTTAGTCCCGGCGATACCGGTGATTGCAGCGGTACTGGCATTCAACTTCCTTGGAGACGGTCTCAGAGATGCAGCGGACCCATACGGCTAG
- a CDS encoding ABC transporter permease translates to MIAFAVRRLFLALLTIWAISIISFGIIQLPPGDYVTAYVAQLLSTGTQVTDEEAANLREQYGLGSPFIVQYFKWMNQVVQGNFGLSMGYQRPVGDVIGDRLWLTAALAFASVVFTWILAIPIGIYSAVKQYSVGDYAFTFVGFLGLAVPNFLLALVLMYLGFVFLGANIGGLFSPEYADSPYNLAKIIDLLNHLWLPAIVLAVAGTAQLIRVLRANLLDELRKPYVVTARAKGLSEWRVVLKYPVRVALNPLISTIGYLLPLLVSGSIIISVVMSLPTVGPMLLVALLAQDMFLAGTIIMLIGVMTVIGTFISDLLLAWIDPRIRLEVT, encoded by the coding sequence TTGATTGCATTCGCCGTCAGGCGACTCTTTTTAGCCTTACTGACGATCTGGGCGATCTCGATCATTTCGTTCGGGATCATCCAGTTGCCTCCCGGAGACTACGTAACGGCTTACGTTGCTCAGCTCTTGTCCACCGGTACGCAGGTCACTGATGAAGAGGCTGCCAACCTGCGCGAGCAGTACGGACTGGGCAGTCCGTTTATCGTGCAGTACTTCAAGTGGATGAACCAGGTCGTCCAGGGCAACTTCGGTCTGTCCATGGGCTACCAGCGCCCCGTGGGGGACGTCATTGGAGACCGGTTGTGGCTGACCGCTGCTCTCGCCTTTGCGTCTGTCGTATTCACGTGGATCTTAGCTATCCCAATCGGGATATATTCGGCTGTAAAACAGTACTCGGTTGGTGACTACGCATTTACATTTGTGGGGTTCCTTGGGCTAGCTGTGCCCAATTTCTTATTAGCCCTCGTCTTAATGTACCTGGGGTTCGTGTTCCTGGGCGCTAACATCGGGGGACTGTTCTCGCCAGAGTATGCAGATTCGCCATATAACCTAGCCAAGATTATTGACTTGTTGAATCATCTATGGCTGCCGGCCATCGTACTGGCAGTTGCTGGAACAGCGCAGCTGATTCGTGTGCTGCGGGCCAATCTGCTGGACGAGTTGCGCAAGCCGTACGTGGTGACAGCGCGCGCCAAGGGACTCTCCGAGTGGCGAGTGGTGTTGAAGTACCCGGTCAGGGTCGCGCTCAATCCGCTAATCAGCACCATCGGATACCTGCTGCCGCTGCTGGTCTCAGGGAGCATCATCATTTCAGTAGTGATGAGCCTTCCCACGGTGGGACCCATGCTGCTGGTGGCGCTACTGGCCCAGGACATGTTCCTGGCCGGCACGATAATCATGTTGATCGGTGTCATGACAGTGATCGGTACATTCATCTCTGACCTGCTTCTGGCCTGGATTGATCCCCGTATCAGACTGGAGGTCACCTGA
- a CDS encoding ABC transporter substrate-binding protein, translating to MRLKRIFLVLPLVLLFAALTLAACSTSEEEEPAPSQPAPAATQAPAAPAPAPAATAAPAAPSQPAPAATAAPAAPAPSAPATETGLVGKLEGPSVVTDESQFPTSFGEAPQLAALVSAGTLPPVEERLPKQSDLMVIEPLHGTGQYGGILRRGFTGPADKWNGYRCCTGPDHMLFWDYTGNNPGPNVIKSWEVANDGREYTLNLREGMKWSDGAPFTADDFEFWYEQLYLNDELVPTKSSWFAINGKQGTLEKVDSTTIKITFEDPYYFFLDVLAGSTHLGGHAYQGPALLGMVAPKHYLEQFLPSIAGDDTVQKIVDDEGYDNWVNLIKFKNDWALNTELPAITPWVTVTPINSDTWKLERNPYYWMVDTDGNQLPYIDVVILTLAEDLEVINLRAIAGEYDWQGRHLNMAKVPLYLENQEKGGYKLHFDTQEAGADATVKFNMSYQVDPYIGDLYRNVDFRRALAIGIDREQMNEVFFLGFGVPGSFAPAPTNPFSPGPESEYRGVWATFDPDTANAMLDEILPDKDSDGFRLRTDNGERLVIEISARTAQFIEFVQMAEMVAEHWERFLGVKTNVLAMERSLAGTVQASDENQIRVSWGDGSEHLFTFPGHVFPAFTSNEMGSALGLWFQSNGERGQEPHAELKEVMTLYKKAFGVPEAERIEIGKQIWRIVLDQAWSVGLVGQSPASLGVRVSNVDLGNVPERQFNSPDTKTPGISRLQTLWWMSEENREQQALSYE from the coding sequence ATGCGTCTGAAGAGGATTTTCCTGGTCCTCCCGCTTGTGTTGCTTTTTGCCGCGCTTACTCTTGCGGCGTGCAGCACTTCTGAAGAAGAGGAACCCGCCCCATCGCAGCCGGCTCCAGCAGCCACTCAGGCTCCGGCGGCTCCGGCTCCCGCACCAGCGGCTACTGCCGCTCCCGCAGCACCGTCGCAGCCCGCTCCGGCGGCAACCGCCGCTCCCGCAGCACCGGCCCCGTCGGCGCCAGCTACGGAGACCGGACTCGTTGGAAAGCTGGAAGGGCCATCGGTCGTAACTGACGAGAGCCAGTTCCCGACATCGTTCGGTGAGGCACCTCAACTTGCGGCACTGGTCTCTGCGGGCACGCTTCCTCCCGTTGAGGAGAGACTGCCTAAACAGTCAGACCTGATGGTAATCGAGCCTCTCCACGGTACCGGCCAGTACGGCGGCATCCTGCGGCGTGGATTCACAGGCCCTGCCGACAAGTGGAATGGCTATCGTTGCTGCACCGGCCCGGACCACATGCTGTTCTGGGACTACACCGGCAACAACCCCGGCCCGAACGTAATAAAGAGTTGGGAAGTCGCCAACGACGGTCGCGAGTACACGCTGAACCTCCGCGAGGGCATGAAGTGGTCGGACGGCGCACCATTCACCGCTGACGACTTCGAGTTCTGGTACGAGCAGCTGTACCTGAATGACGAGTTGGTCCCCACCAAGTCTTCCTGGTTCGCCATCAACGGCAAGCAGGGCACGCTTGAGAAGGTCGACTCGACAACCATCAAGATCACGTTCGAGGACCCCTACTACTTCTTCCTCGACGTCCTGGCAGGCTCGACGCACCTGGGTGGACACGCCTACCAGGGCCCGGCCCTGCTCGGCATGGTGGCACCCAAGCACTACCTTGAGCAGTTCTTGCCTTCTATTGCCGGTGACGATACCGTCCAGAAGATTGTCGACGATGAGGGGTACGACAACTGGGTGAACCTCATCAAGTTCAAGAACGACTGGGCGCTCAATACCGAGCTTCCAGCGATCACGCCCTGGGTGACGGTCACCCCGATCAACTCCGACACGTGGAAGCTGGAGCGCAATCCGTACTATTGGATGGTGGATACGGACGGCAATCAGCTCCCGTATATCGACGTAGTGATCCTGACGCTGGCTGAAGACCTCGAGGTCATCAACCTGCGCGCCATCGCAGGTGAGTACGACTGGCAGGGCAGGCACCTGAACATGGCGAAGGTGCCGCTGTACCTGGAGAATCAGGAGAAGGGCGGCTACAAGCTGCACTTCGACACCCAGGAAGCAGGAGCAGACGCAACCGTCAAGTTCAACATGTCGTACCAGGTCGATCCGTACATCGGCGACCTGTACCGCAACGTGGACTTCAGGCGCGCGCTTGCAATCGGAATCGACCGCGAACAGATGAACGAGGTGTTCTTCCTCGGATTCGGTGTCCCCGGTTCGTTTGCGCCGGCGCCAACCAACCCGTTCTCACCTGGACCAGAGTCCGAGTATCGCGGCGTATGGGCGACCTTTGACCCCGATACGGCCAACGCGATGTTGGACGAGATCCTCCCGGACAAGGACTCAGACGGATTCAGGCTTCGCACGGACAACGGCGAGCGGCTCGTGATCGAGATCAGCGCCCGCACCGCGCAGTTCATTGAGTTCGTACAGATGGCCGAGATGGTCGCCGAGCACTGGGAGAGATTCCTGGGGGTCAAGACCAACGTACTGGCGATGGAGCGGAGCCTTGCCGGAACAGTCCAGGCATCAGACGAGAACCAGATTCGCGTCTCCTGGGGTGACGGCAGCGAGCACCTGTTCACCTTCCCAGGCCACGTATTCCCGGCCTTCACCAGCAATGAGATGGGATCGGCCCTCGGCCTGTGGTTCCAGTCTAACGGCGAAAGGGGCCAGGAGCCTCACGCTGAGCTGAAGGAAGTGATGACGCTCTACAAGAAGGCCTTTGGTGTTCCTGAAGCAGAGCGCATCGAGATTGGCAAGCAGATCTGGCGCATCGTGCTCGATCAGGCATGGTCCGTTGGACTGGTCGGTCAGTCCCCCGCTTCGCTGGGCGTAAGGGTCTCGAACGTCGATCTCGGCAACGTGCCCGAGCGGCAGTTCAACAGCCCGGACACCAAGACTCCCGGTATCTCTCGACTCCAGACCCTCTGGTGGATGAGCGAAGAGAATCGTGAGCAGCAGGCTCTGTCTTACGAGTAG
- a CDS encoding TenA family protein translates to MSLIQELRDRHNDLWQKMTHHPFVVEMGDDTLSLERGRRYFLQDYVFVNDLVAMMSLGVAKAPDLVAASHLHSFLAGILDPQAAAENQFFLRAFDVLQATEEEYSAVGASPVTQGFGDFLVRTGTEGSFEEIVTVCYVTEGTYLDWGTRLIEQGKRPSNPIYRQWIDLHGPAVLGHFVGWCKEYMDTTNLGTQRPKIERAFHTALRYEYLFWEAAYSGDSWPDS, encoded by the coding sequence ATGTCACTGATCCAAGAGCTCAGGGATCGTCACAACGATCTGTGGCAGAAAATGACACACCACCCGTTCGTGGTCGAGATGGGCGACGACACGCTGTCACTGGAGCGGGGCAGGCGCTACTTCCTCCAGGACTACGTGTTCGTGAACGACCTGGTCGCCATGATGAGCTTGGGAGTAGCGAAGGCACCCGACCTCGTAGCGGCCAGCCACTTGCACTCCTTCCTGGCCGGGATACTCGACCCGCAGGCGGCAGCAGAGAACCAGTTCTTCCTTCGAGCTTTCGACGTGCTGCAGGCAACTGAAGAGGAGTATTCGGCGGTCGGCGCATCCCCTGTCACACAGGGATTTGGCGACTTCCTTGTGAGGACTGGGACCGAGGGCAGCTTCGAGGAGATAGTAACCGTCTGCTACGTCACCGAGGGGACATATCTGGACTGGGGTACACGCCTAATCGAACAGGGAAAGCGGCCATCCAACCCGATCTACCGGCAGTGGATAGACCTGCACGGCCCAGCCGTATTGGGCCACTTCGTCGGCTGGTGCAAGGAGTACATGGACACCACGAATCTCGGTACTCAGCGTCCGAAGATAGAGCGGGCCTTTCACACTGCGCTGCGCTACGAGTACCTCTTCTGGGAAGCAGCCTACAGCGGGGATTCGTGGCCTGACTCATAG
- a CDS encoding ABC transporter substrate-binding protein, giving the protein MKRTITLFIVAAAIALMSVACSTEEEAVPVKLALDWYPNANHLGLFIAKQKGYFEEEGLDVTMYTPSDPSTVLQTVASGSDNFGMNYQPDVILARNEGVPVVSIAAVVQHPLNSVMALESSGITRPSQLAGKKVGYPGIPTNEPLLDTMLKADGVAGGLAEVELVNIGFNIGESLITEKVDAAVGAYWTHESILLENQGHPVNVMKMQDWGVPDYYELVLVTSEDYLEENRDVAERFARAIKKGFEEAISDPQAGVDILVEENPGEIDEGIDRPGADLLVPQWQLPGGGGFGTQESDRWQGFVDWMKQQGMIDGSFAASDAFDADLIGE; this is encoded by the coding sequence ATGAAGCGTACGATCACTCTGTTCATTGTGGCGGCTGCAATAGCGCTGATGTCAGTAGCGTGCAGCACCGAAGAAGAGGCGGTGCCAGTGAAGCTCGCGCTGGACTGGTATCCCAACGCGAACCACCTTGGCCTCTTCATCGCGAAGCAGAAGGGGTACTTCGAGGAAGAGGGTCTGGACGTCACGATGTACACGCCTTCTGACCCTTCGACGGTGCTTCAGACCGTCGCGTCGGGTTCAGACAACTTCGGGATGAACTACCAGCCCGACGTCATACTGGCCCGAAACGAAGGCGTACCAGTCGTGTCGATTGCGGCCGTCGTGCAGCACCCGCTGAACTCGGTGATGGCGCTGGAGTCGTCGGGCATCACTCGGCCTTCCCAACTAGCCGGCAAGAAGGTCGGCTACCCAGGCATTCCCACAAACGAGCCACTGCTCGACACAATGCTCAAGGCAGACGGTGTCGCCGGCGGCCTCGCCGAGGTGGAGCTTGTAAACATCGGCTTCAACATCGGTGAATCCCTGATCACCGAGAAGGTCGACGCCGCTGTGGGCGCCTATTGGACGCACGAGTCGATTCTGCTGGAGAACCAGGGCCATCCGGTCAACGTGATGAAGATGCAGGATTGGGGAGTGCCGGACTACTACGAGCTGGTGCTGGTGACGAGCGAAGACTACCTGGAGGAAAACCGGGACGTCGCCGAGAGGTTCGCCCGAGCGATCAAGAAGGGATTCGAGGAAGCGATAAGCGATCCGCAGGCTGGCGTGGACATACTTGTAGAGGAGAACCCCGGCGAGATTGACGAGGGGATAGACAGGCCAGGAGCAGACCTGCTCGTGCCTCAGTGGCAACTGCCAGGCGGCGGCGGATTCGGGACGCAGGAGTCGGACCGGTGGCAGGGCTTCGTGGACTGGATGAAGCAGCAGGGCATGATTGACGGCAGCTTTGCAGCGTCGGACGCGTTCGACGCGGACCTGATTGGAGAGTAG